One window from the genome of Alkalihalobacillus sp. LMS6 encodes:
- a CDS encoding histidine phosphatase family protein has translation MHTIYLVRHAHSPYTPDERGRPLSEKGLNDALEIANYFQSIHVDRFISSPYQRAVQTIEPTAVLKNKSIIFEEGFKERQLAKESVVDFEAAIHAVWKDETFTHDGGESNETARTRGINSLWRSLDQDKQDETIVISTHGNLLALLLNHFHKRYNYAFWQQLDMPDIYQLTLEKQQMIDCKKVWRKNM, from the coding sequence ATGCATACAATCTATCTTGTTCGACATGCTCACTCTCCTTATACTCCAGACGAACGGGGTCGCCCACTATCGGAAAAAGGGCTGAACGATGCGTTAGAAATTGCCAATTACTTTCAGTCTATTCATGTGGATCGCTTTATTTCGAGTCCTTATCAGAGAGCGGTTCAAACCATTGAACCTACAGCTGTATTGAAAAATAAATCGATTATCTTTGAAGAAGGATTTAAAGAGCGCCAGCTTGCTAAAGAGTCGGTAGTCGATTTTGAGGCTGCAATACATGCCGTTTGGAAAGACGAAACATTTACACATGATGGTGGCGAATCAAACGAGACTGCAAGAACAAGAGGCATCAACAGTCTTTGGCGTTCGCTGGATCAAGACAAGCAAGACGAAACCATTGTGATTTCGACGCACGGGAATTTATTAGCGCTTTTACTAAATCATTTTCATAAACGTTATAATTATGCATTTTGGCAACAGCTAGATATGCCGGATATTTATCAACTAACGTTAGAAAAACAACAAAT
- the smpB gene encoding SsrA-binding protein SmpB, translating to MAETEGKLMAQNKKARHDYFIEETYEAGIVLTGTEIKAIRAGRMNLKDSFARIRNGEAYLHNAHISEYEQGNRYNHEPTRARKLLLHKKQIDKLIGETQQQGYSVVPLKVYIKNGFAKVLIGLAKGKKNYDKRETLKRKDAKREMDRAIKERMKG from the coding sequence GTGGCTGAAACAGAAGGAAAATTAATGGCGCAAAATAAAAAAGCGCGCCACGATTATTTTATTGAAGAAACGTATGAAGCTGGGATTGTCTTAACTGGAACAGAAATTAAAGCTATCCGTGCGGGAAGAATGAACTTAAAAGATTCGTTTGCTCGTATTCGAAATGGCGAAGCGTACTTGCACAATGCTCACATCAGTGAGTATGAACAAGGTAATCGTTACAATCATGAACCAACACGAGCGCGGAAATTGCTCTTACACAAAAAGCAGATTGACAAACTGATTGGTGAAACCCAGCAACAAGGCTATTCAGTCGTTCCGTTAAAAGTGTATATTAAAAATGGGTTTGCGAAAGTGTTAATTGGTCTTGCAAAAGGGAAAAAGAATTACGATAAGCGTGAGACTCTTAAGCGAAAAGATGCGAAACGTGAAATGGATCGGGCGATTAAAGAGCGAATGAAAGGGTAA
- a CDS encoding DoxX family protein: MKTEVSLTLVRIVVGIIFIAHGLDKFNGGIEGTAEFFQSVNIPSPDVMAVVVALVEIVAGLALVLGLLTRVMSGILMVVMAGAIYMVKFDQGFIGGFEFDLLLFFVLLLFVMNGSQFLATDALLTKKKKRQRFGRR, translated from the coding sequence ATGAAAACAGAAGTAAGCTTAACATTGGTACGAATAGTCGTAGGGATCATTTTTATCGCCCACGGATTAGATAAATTTAATGGGGGCATTGAAGGAACGGCTGAATTTTTTCAAAGCGTCAACATACCATCACCAGATGTTATGGCTGTTGTGGTTGCGCTAGTTGAAATCGTTGCTGGTCTTGCCCTCGTACTTGGTTTATTAACTCGAGTAATGAGCGGTATCCTTATGGTTGTAATGGCTGGTGCTATTTATATGGTAAAATTCGATCAAGGATTTATCGGAGGCTTTGAATTTGATTTATTGCTTTTCTTTGTGCTCTTATTATTTGTTATGAATGGCAGTCAATTTTTAGCAACAGATGCTTTATTAACAAAAAAGAAAAAGCGTCAACGCTTCGGTAGAAGGTAA